The following DNA comes from Pseudomonadota bacterium.
GTTTCGGGCAACAATGATTTTCCAGCGGCATTCAGACTTTCATCAGCAAGATCCTTAGGACTGGTAGGACTGGCCTCAGAATCAAAAAAAGCCGCCATTTTTTTCCTGGCCACCGGCTCCCGTTCCGGGACCTCAGCCAATGCTTTCTTTTTTTTGCCGCCTGTTGATGGACTCCGGCTTTTGGTAGCGCTCATGGAAACAATTCCTCACAGATCTGCAGGTAATCCAGACCCCCGCGACTTTTCTGATTAAACTCAAAGATCGTCTTGCGGGCGCTTGATGCCTGTTTCAGTTTGGTATCGATTCGCACCGGCGGCAACACCAGTGATCCATATCGATCCCGTAATGCCGACAGCACTTCTTTACTCATATTTACCCGTTTATCAAAAAACGTCGGGATAATTCCAGCTATTTTCAGCTTCTTCTCAAAATATTCTTCAATCATTCCCAGATTGTCAAACACATGGTTGGCCCCCACCATGGACAAATAATCCATGCTGATCGGAATGAGCAATTCATCCGCGTAAACCAGTGCATTCTGACTGAGGATGGAAAGGGATGGGGAACAATCAATAAAAACCACATCCAAATCAGCAAATATCTCCGAAAGACCGGAAAGCCGACGTTTAAGTATCTCCTCCCGCCGGGGCTGGGCCACCAGAAGAGTTTCACAAGTGGCCAGCGATTGATCAGCCAGAATGCAGAAGAGGTTTGGCCGGGCCTCAACCAGGCAATCGTTCAGAGGACAATTATCAATAAGCAAATCATAGAGGCTATACTCCGCCTCCACCCCCAGGCTGACCCCCACACTGCCCTGGGCATCAAGGTCAACAATCAAGACCTTTTTACCACGGCGGGCAAGACAGTGAGCAATGTTAACCACTGTCGTGGTTTTTGCCGTCCCACCTTTAAAATTTTGACAGGCTACTATCCTCAAAGGCTGCTGAGTCTATGGAGGTTCAAAGAAACTGAGTGGATATAGCAAATCGTCTGTGTTCTTGTCAAGGACTTTATAGGAAAGTAACGGTCAAAATAAGGCAGGTATCAGAAGCGCATCAGGTCATCAATGACCTGCCGCTGGCGGCAGAAAACCTCAACCAGTTCAGGATCAAATTGCGACCCGGCATAAAGTTCAAGCTCCTGATAAGCTTCGGAGCTATCCATTGCCTGTCGATAAGCCCGTGAAGAGGTCATGGCATCAAAGGCATCAGCCACAGCGAGAATTCTGGCCAGCAGCGGAATTTCTTGACCTTTCAGGCCATCAGGATAGCCGGCACCGTCCCAATGTTCATGATGATGGTACACAACTGGAACAATAGCTGCCAATGAGGTAATGGGAGCCAGTATATGCTTGCCGGTAACTGGATGTTTTTTGACGATCAGATATTCTTCTTCAGTCAATTTACCGGCTTTATTCAGAATGGTCTCACTGATGCCAATTTTACCGATATCATGGAGCATGGCTGCCTGAAGCAGCAGATTGAGCCGCTGGGGATCAAGCTGCAATCCTTTAGCCAGCACCTCCGCATAACGGGTCACCTGCTGGGAATGGCCATGGGTATACTGATCTTTGGCTTCCAGGGCATGCGCAAAGCTCTTAATGGTCTGCAGATAATACTGCTGGGTATTTTTGTATAAATTAGCATTTTCAATGGCTGAGGCTCCTTTAGCGGTCAGGATATAGAGCGCCCGACTTTGCTGGTCAGTGAAGGTGAACCCCGGAGTAAGAGAGAAAAGATTAAGAATGCCTATATAGCGGTTATTTGCCTTCAGGGAGATACTCAGCAGGGAATAAAACTGGTGTTCGGTAGACGGCATGCGCAACATGGGCGTAATCTTGGAACTTCCAGGGCTGAAAACATGGGAACCCTGGCCATCAAAGATTGAATTCAACCGCAAAACATCCACTTCCCGGGCCAGAGACTGGATAAATTCAGCGCATTCCAGATCAGCACAACCAGTACATTTATGTTGGGTTATCCTCAATGCCTGACGGTCATTATCCAAGAGATATAATACTGCCAGGTCAGCCTGAGACTGGGAGAAACTTGCATCGAGGAGAACATCAATAATTGCCGAAATATCAAGACTGGAGCTGATGGCTTCACTGGCATTATAGAGAACAATCATCTCCTTGAGCTGCAAATTCTCCTGTTCCAAACGCCGTTTTTCCAGCGCCCGGCTCACTGCATGCAGCACATGATCCATATTAAACGGCTTCAACAGATAATCATATACCCCCAGCTTAACGGAATTAATGGCCGTTTCCATGGTGGCATAGGCAGTGATGATAATAACCGGCGGTGGATTTCGCATTTTTCTGATTTCAGCCACCAGATCCATACCCCCCATTCGAGGCATATTCAAATCAGTCAAAACCAGATCAAAATTTTGTTGCTGAAGTCCTTCCAGGGCTTCCAGACCATCACTGGCGGTAACAACCTGATACCCCGCCTCGCTGAGAACCTGGAACAGGCTTTCAACTATAGAGGGATTATCATCAACCAGCAATAAATTCATCCGGTCATCTCCCGGGAAGGATGAGAGGTAAAAAAACTAACGCGGGCTACGCCTGCAACCCAAATTAAGGTATCAGGATGTACCGGCATGGCTCTCGCTCATTCTCGCCGGCCGTCCATGGCCTGCCTGTGCGTGCCGCACGCAGACAGGCTATGAGCCAAGCCCGAACATCCTGAATGTGTTTCCGCCAATTTCTTGTTTTTTTGACAGGTTTTCAGAAGTAAGGTACTAATGCTCAGACAGGTTTTATGGTTCCCATTAAAGGTCTGTCCATCCAAACTCAGCCACGATAGAAACAGTAAAAATCATCGACAGAAAAATAAAAAACTTGACCAAATTATGGACCGGCGGCATAATTTTACGAGCCAGGATTCAAGGCAACCCCCTTAGCACATCAGTACCTGAAGAACAACTGATTAATTTTCAGCCGAAAAGCAAAGGTTTTCAGATCAGCTGTCAGCATTCAGCTTTCAACCATCGGGAAAATTTAAAAATAAATTGACACCATACCAGATTTAAGTTAGTGAAATCAGCGAATAAAAATACAATTATAGGATAATGCATTGGAGCAGGGTAAAAAAATTCTGGTGACCGGCGGTGCCCGCAGCGGCAAAAGCGCTTTCGCCCAGAAAATGGCGGAAGACCTGCCCGGACCCCGGGCTTATCTGGCTACCGCCCAGATCCTTGACGATGAAATGGGAGAACGGATTGCCCGACACCAGGCACAACGGGGACAGGCATGGCAGGCCACGATTGAAGAACCCTATGCCCTCGATACCTCCCTGCGACAGGCGGCGTCACACTATCCGGTCATCATGGTGGACTGCATCACCCTCTGGCTGACCAATATACTGCTCTCCAACCAGGAAAATCCCGGCATTGTCATGCAAAAGGTTGAACAATTGATCACCTCTCTGCCAGGTTGTATCTCCACTATCATTATGGTCTCCAACGAAGTTGGGCTCGGAATTGTCCCTGATAATCCTCTGGCCCGACAGTTCCGTGATCTGGCCGGCTTCGCTAA
Coding sequences within:
- the cobU gene encoding bifunctional adenosylcobinamide kinase/adenosylcobinamide-phosphate guanylyltransferase, giving the protein MEQGKKILVTGGARSGKSAFAQKMAEDLPGPRAYLATAQILDDEMGERIARHQAQRGQAWQATIEEPYALDTSLRQAASHYPVIMVDCITLWLTNILLSNQENPGIVMQKVEQLITSLPGCISTIIMVSNEVGLGIVPDNPLARQFRDLAGFANQKLAAACDSVYLVSCGLPLKLK
- a CDS encoding ParA family protein; translated protein: MRIVACQNFKGGTAKTTTVVNIAHCLARRGKKVLIVDLDAQGSVGVSLGVEAEYSLYDLLIDNCPLNDCLVEARPNLFCILADQSLATCETLLVAQPRREEILKRRLSGLSEIFADLDVVFIDCSPSLSILSQNALVYADELLIPISMDYLSMVGANHVFDNLGMIEEYFEKKLKIAGIIPTFFDKRVNMSKEVLSALRDRYGSLVLPPVRIDTKLKQASSARKTIFEFNQKSRGGLDYLQICEELFP
- a CDS encoding response regulator, coding for MNLLLVDDNPSIVESLFQVLSEAGYQVVTASDGLEALEGLQQQNFDLVLTDLNMPRMGGMDLVAEIRKMRNPPPVIIITAYATMETAINSVKLGVYDYLLKPFNMDHVLHAVSRALEKRRLEQENLQLKEMIVLYNASEAISSSLDISAIIDVLLDASFSQSQADLAVLYLLDNDRQALRITQHKCTGCADLECAEFIQSLAREVDVLRLNSIFDGQGSHVFSPGSSKITPMLRMPSTEHQFYSLLSISLKANNRYIGILNLFSLTPGFTFTDQQSRALYILTAKGASAIENANLYKNTQQYYLQTIKSFAHALEAKDQYTHGHSQQVTRYAEVLAKGLQLDPQRLNLLLQAAMLHDIGKIGISETILNKAGKLTEEEYLIVKKHPVTGKHILAPITSLAAIVPVVYHHHEHWDGAGYPDGLKGQEIPLLARILAVADAFDAMTSSRAYRQAMDSSEAYQELELYAGSQFDPELVEVFCRQRQVIDDLMRF